GAATCAACTTGAGATCCTATGAAAACAGCGAATGATCGATTGGATTTGGCACGCCTATCATTAGAAGGATTGTCGGTTGGCGATGCTTTTGGTGATCGTTTCTTCATGCATGCTGACACCGCCAAAGCACTCATACAGGCACGGGCATTACCCAAAGATCCATGGGCATTCACCGATGACACAAATATGGCTTTATCCATTTATGAAACGCTCCGTGTCCATCAGGAGATTCATCAGGCTAACCTGGGGAATAGCTTTGCTAAGCATTACGATCCCTCTCGAGGCTATGGCCCGGCTATGCATCGACTTCTTGCACGTATTGCTTCGGGAGATCCGTGGAAATCCGTATCCGAAGCACTCTTTGACGGACAAGGAAGTTTCGGCAATGGTGCAGCGATGCGGGTTGCGCCATTGGGTGCCTATTTCTTTGATGACATGGACAAAGTCGTTGCAGAAGCGCAGAAATCGGCTGAAATTACACATGCTCACCCCGAAGGTATTGCTGGAGCCATTGCTGTGGCTGTCGCCGATGCTGTCGCAGTTCGCTACACCGAGAAAGCAGCGCCTGATCGGGTGGCTTATCTGAACGAAATACTTCCCTTTGTCCCAGATAGCGAAGTCAGAAGCGGTATTGCTCGAGCACGCGACATTCGATCCCGAGTTGTGGATCACGTCATTGGAATGATTGGGAATAGTTACCGAATTACTGCGCAAGATACTGTTCCTTTTACCCTCTGGTGTGCTGGCGAAAGTCTCAATAGCTTCGAAGATGCCATGTGGTTGACGGCATCAGCGTTGGGTGACGTGGATACAAACTGTGCCATTGTCGGAGGCATCGTCTCCCTGTATGTGGGTCAAGCAGGCATTCCTCAAGAATGGATTGACAAACGCGAACCGTTACCTTCATGGGCATTCCCTTAAGGAATCAAGCCCGGCTGATTACCCGGTTCGAGCAGCAGGGTAAAAGATGTCTCACGGTTTCCGCCACGACCCTGTGTGACATTCCACACCTTGCCAAAATACGGAACAACCACCTGCACCTCAGCAGAAGTCACAACGTCTAGCTGAGCAAAACCCTGGGCATCTGTGATGGCTGTGCCATCACGCGATTCGTACCCATCTCCACCACACGCACCGAAATACCCGCTACCCCTTCAGCAGGATCAACAGCTCGGTTGCCATTCTCGTCATAAGCAACCACGACAGATGCCGTGAGCTGCCCCGCTGCAACAGGTGTTGCCGTTGGCTGTTGGCGTGACGGAGCAGCGACTAGCTCCACCTTCACAGCAGGCTGAGGAACCGGTGAAGGTGTTGGGCTTTCCGAGGCTGGCATGATGAGCATATTTTCTGATCCCCTGAATCGCATCCAGTCCAACCACATAGCCGTCACTCTGGCTATGCTTCTTTTGAGCGCTGCGGATTGTCAGTGTATGGGTTCCAGAATCGACAAAATACACCTGCGTACCTGGAAAGTGCAGATCAGCGGCATAGGCATCGACTGTATCAATGATCTCACCATCCACCACCACATCAAAAATGCCCATGTTGCGAGCAGCGACATAGCGAATCCGCAGCCCTTCGCCCTCAAATGGAAATGTCACATGACTGGTGACGTTCTCGCTGCGGTGATACTGTCCACGACTGGCTTCTGTGATCTGTCGCGCTTGCCAGGGCGTGCTGTACTGCACAAGCGGGTGATCCGACTCGAAGCTGTACCAGCCAGGATAGGGCGGCGGCTCGTGCGTGGCATTTGGCAATGGCTCCATTGGCTGCGGTGGAGCGGGGCAACAGAATAGTGCCAAACGGGAAATCCGTCGCCGTCGGCGGGATATAGACACCCGGCATCACGGCGCTGATCTCCAGCACCCGTGAATATGGGATAACAATCCAGAATAACGATAACAGTCTGGTAAATAGCCATCTCCAATCGCTCAGGCTGACGCCATACCGCTCCCAGAGAACGCGATTGTAAGGCAGCAGACGTATCAAGTTGATCCATAATCAGACGTTCCACTCGTTTCAGCCGATAAAATGTATACAAGCGCTGTGGGTAAATCAACAGCGCAATCCAGCAATATGGAAACAACATCAGCATAAAAAAGAGTACAGTCGGGTAGACAAAGGGTTGAAAGACCTGAGCGGCATAAGCTGAATCGCCTACACGGAAGATCGTCATGACTGCCGCTGAAATCGAGCCAAGGGTGGTCATCGCAAAACTTCCAAAGAAGAGCAGGATGCAAGTCTGCTTAAAGCGCATAGCAGCAATTTGCTCGTTGCGCCACATCGAGAGTGTACTCCACATGAAACCAAAACCAATAAAAGCAAGCACAACGGTATCTCTGGCACCGATGATAATCAGGCGCAGGTCCGTCAGCATTATTGGCTCAAAAAGCACATAAAGGATGTAGCTCAACAAGCCGAGTCCAATAGCAGCCGGAGCAAGATAATTCAACAATCCAAAGCGCGATCGATAGCTGCCCACTTCCTGCAACATTTGCAAATACAGATGACAGACCCAGATCAGGCAGATGAATTTCAGATACAGCGCCACCGGCTGTCCGCCAAAGCGTTGATCCAACGCAGCCTCAGACGCCCGTCCCCAGAATGACAGAGCCAGAATGCTCAGGAAGAATAGCAGCCACATCTGTCGACCAGTGGCTTCGACCAGCTTCCCTTTAAGGCCTGCTCGTATAAAAATCAGAATGAAAATCACCCAAACGCCGGTAATGACCTCGGCTCTTAGCTCCATATAGACAATAATCTCACGGTTCAACCTCACACATCGAAGGCCATGCTGTCCACCCACTTTCGCAGTGCTTCATTGGATGAGCTCTGACCCATCACTTCGACCTGGCGCCGTTTGGGCAGCAAAGATTTCTGAATCACAAACACAAACATTTCTGCTTCCTGCTCTTCCGGATCCTGGCGCAACGGGAGTCCCGCTTTTCTGAGCCGCCCCTGCGGTTGCAGTGTTTGAAGCAGCTTCAACAGCTCAGGCGGCAGCACCTGATCAATGGGACGACAGGCATGATTCAGAACGATATGGCCGATTTCATGCAGGATGCTGTGAGCCTGATGGATGGGATGGGTACGGTCATTGTAGAAGATGTAATGTGCAGTCTCAGCTCGGACCCACATGGCCGAGAGTCCTGGATTAAATGCAAAAGGCACCAGGATAATCTCACGTCGAAGCAAGCATTCGACGTGACGGATAAATCCGTTTAATTCGAAGTGATCGAAATCATAGTCCAGCTTATCGATTACCGCTTTGACCGCGTCCTGCTTCTGTGTCATGATGTCTCAACGCTCCTGAGCAGACTTTACGATCCTTGAAAAGTCCTTTCAGGATCAGCCTGTGCCAATTAGGACATGCCTATATTACATTTTGCATTTCCAGATGTCTTGGTTAATGTCCTATTTAGGACATTGCTGTGTCGTGCCGCGTGTTAATCTGCTCTCAATTCACACATGACATAAGGAGCGCAGATGATGACTTCAATCCAACAACCCTCACAACAGTGGGAAATCGCTGCCTGTAAGATCGTAGCGATAGCTGAAGATGGACTCTGGTCGTCTGGAGGCGAATGCGCTCTCGCCTATTTGCTGGAGCGCGGCTTAACGGTCCATACAATTCGTAGTGCCCGACTCGGATACGTATCTGGTCGTATTGGTGAAAGGCGTGACATTGCGGGTTTAGATGTGCCCTGTGGCATGATCATTCCCTGGTTTGCAGCAGATATGCTGTGGGCGGTCAGTGTGCGCCAGGATGAGCATCCGAGACACGTCCAGATTGCAGGTGGCAGCAAGGAGGGACTCTATAATGCAGATTCCTTGCGGCACAACCTCATTGCCCTGATCTGTGACTGCGAAGTAGGTGTTCTGCTAATTCAGCAGGAAGCAGGTGATCTCGTCGCGCCAGTGACGCTGCGTAGCGCCACTGCTCGCCTGACGGCCCGCTGGTATGGCAAACTCATGGGTCAACGACAGATACTGATCGCCAATGGTCAAGGCATGGCGGGACAAAGAGGCACGCGCGATCTACTTAAATTCTCGCCACGCCTCAAGCAACTCAGGCTTCCCGAAGGAAAAACCATCCCTGATTTTTTACTGAATGGCGGAGACATCCATGCCTGGATTTCCGAGGCATTACAAGAAATGCAGCCGGAGGTGAACCGCAATGTCTACTAAATCCAATAAGCCGGAGGAGATGCTGTTGCGTGTCATCCGAGTCGCAGAACTTCTCGCTAAGGGCGCGGCTATTACCGCAGAAAATAGGCAAGATAGCCAACCAACTCGTGAAACCGATCCCGAGCAAAAAACACAGGCTATGCATTTTCATGTCAGCTGAAAACACACCCGTCTCAACAAAAACTCAGTGAGTATGTTTCATGCCACGGCGCACAACCAAGCACCTACCCCCTAAACCTGGATGGGCTATTTATTTGCTAACCAGTTCAAGAGAAGCTCAAAACCCAACTATGTCCCAGGATCGGCAGCGGTTTAACATCAATCGCGCTTTGCTAGAGCGATCCGACCTAGTCGTGGTAGAT
The Phototrophicus methaneseepsis DNA segment above includes these coding regions:
- a CDS encoding ADP-ribosylglycohydrolase family protein, yielding MKTANDRLDLARLSLEGLSVGDAFGDRFFMHADTAKALIQARALPKDPWAFTDDTNMALSIYETLRVHQEIHQANLGNSFAKHYDPSRGYGPAMHRLLARIASGDPWKSVSEALFDGQGSFGNGAAMRVAPLGAYFFDDMDKVVAEAQKSAEITHAHPEGIAGAIAVAVADAVAVRYTEKAAPDRVAYLNEILPFVPDSEVRSGIARARDIRSRVVDHVIGMIGNSYRITAQDTVPFTLWCAGESLNSFEDAMWLTASALGDVDTNCAIVGGIVSLYVGQAGIPQEWIDKREPLPSWAFP
- a CDS encoding ImmA/IrrE family metallo-endopeptidase, whose protein sequence is MTQKQDAVKAVIDKLDYDFDHFELNGFIRHVECLLRREIILVPFAFNPGLSAMWVRAETAHYIFYNDRTHPIHQAHSILHEIGHIVLNHACRPIDQVLPPELLKLLQTLQPQGRLRKAGLPLRQDPEEQEAEMFVFVIQKSLLPKRRQVEVMGQSSSNEALRKWVDSMAFDV